In Carya illinoinensis cultivar Pawnee chromosome 16, C.illinoinensisPawnee_v1, whole genome shotgun sequence, a single window of DNA contains:
- the LOC122299549 gene encoding ACT domain-containing protein ACR3, protein MARVCWPYFDPEYESFSTRINPPRVSVDNVSCHDCTLIKVDSVNKPGILLEVVQVLIDLDLIINKAYVSSDGGWFMDVFHVTDLQGNRVTDSKTIDYIEKALGPNGHVKDKLRTWPGKRVGVHSIGDHTAIELIGRDRPGLLSEISAVLANLDINVVTAELWTHNGRIASVLYVNDNTTNRAIDDPTRLSVMEEQLKNILRVCEDDNWESCTSFSMGYTHVDRRLHQMFFADRDYERGGVTTDIDYPPAFKPKITVDRCEEKGYSVISVRCKDRAKLMFDIVCTLTDMQYVVFHATISSDGPYASQEYFIRHVDGCTLDTEGEKEMVIKCLEAAIQRRVTEGLSLELCAKDRVGLLSEVTRILRENGLSVTRADVTTVGEQAVNVFYVRDASGKPVDTKTIEALRKEIGHTIKLNVKKVPAASAKAPEASGWAKTSFFFGNLLEKFLA, encoded by the exons ATGGCAAGAGTTTGTTGGCCATACTTTGATCCTGAATATGAGAGCTTTAGCACCAGAATCAATCCTCCAAG ggtGTCCGTAGACAACGTTAGTTGCCATGACTGTACTCTAATCAAG GTTGACAGCGTTAACAAACCAGGAATTCTGTTGGAAGTTGTGCAAGTACTGATAGATCTTGACCTCATCATTAACAAAGCTTACGTCTCCTCTGATGGTGGATGGTTCATGGATG TATTTCATGTCACGGATCTACAAGGAAACAGGGTAACAGACAGCAAAACCATCGACTACATAGAGAAG GCTTTAGGACCAAATGGACACGTGAAGGACAAGTTGAGGACTTGGCCAGGCAAAAGGGTTGGGGTACACTCTATTGGTGATCACACAGCTATTGAGCTCATTGGCAGGGACCGTCCTGGTCTCTTATCTGAGATCTCCGCTGTTCTTGCCAACCTCGACATTAATGTTGTTACAGCTGAACTATGGACACACAATGGGCGAATAGCAAGTGTTCTTTATGTCAATGATAACACCACAAACCGTGCCATAGATGACCCGACCAGATTATCTGTAATGGAGGAGCAGCTTAAGAACATCTTGCGAGTATGTGAGGATGACAACTGGGAGAGCTGTACAAGTTTCTCCATGGGGTACACCCATGTTGATAGACGGCTCCATCAGATGTTTTTTGCTGATAGGGACTATGAAAGAGGTGGGGTAACAACTGATATTGATTATCCTCCTGCATTCAAACCAAAAATTACAGTTGACCGTTGTGAGGAAAAGGGGTACTCAGTGATTAGTGTACGGTGCAAAGATCGTGCAAAACTAATGTTTGACATCGTGTGCACACTCACAGACATGCAATATGTTGTTTTCCATGCCACCATTTCATCAGATGGCCCGTATGCATCACAG GAATATTTTATTCGTCACGTGGATGGATGCACACTTGATACCGAAGGAGAAAAGGAAATGGTCATTAAATGTCTTGAAGCTGCTATTCAAAGAAGAGTTACTGAG GGTCTAAGCCTAGAGCTCTGTGCAAAGGATAGAGTAGGTTTACTATCTGAAGTAACAAGGATCTTGAGAGAGAATGGTTTATCAGTCACCAGAGCGGATGTAACAACAGTTGGGGAGCAAGCAGTGAATGTTTTCTACGTTAGAGATGCTTCAGGGAAGCCGGTGGACACAAAGACCATTGAAGCACTTCGCAAAGAAATTGGACACACGATCAAGCTCAATGTGAAGAAGGTCCCAGCAGCAAGTGCAAAGGCACCTGAGGCTAGTGGATGGGCTAAAACGAGCTTCTTCTTTGGTAACTTGTTGGAAAAGTTCTTAGCTTAA
- the LOC122299617 gene encoding protein FAR1-RELATED SEQUENCE 5-like, whose protein sequence is MKEFGWSSDSDDVEMLMSRNCPRVVNESIEDETVDDQCDANAGNGLNMIDGVNLGDVDGVNFISTSSSGPFDPFIGKEFDEVEDAQAFYKAYARRKGFAIRTNHTQLSRGDKKLIGVHYVCTREGFRRESLKQKERQILEPAETKIGCKATMCIRKEEERWVVCKFVAQHNHELLTPKSTSMLRGHRGVTRVQKNLILTLNESGVPMRKIMSVLSKEAGGDFNIGCIGKDVENYLGNKRKKLFEEGDAQRLYAYFLERQCKEPGFVYSMQVDENGCMGSCFWADARSRSAYQYFGDVVTFDATYLTNVYKMPFVPFSGVNHHHQTIMFGCALLVNETAESYIWLLRTWQEAMLGRAPSTIITDDDKAMAKAIAEVLPNTTHRLCLWHILQKFSEHLAHVYNKFPEFQKEFHHCIHETVTSDEFEEEWVSIVVKYGLVGNDWLQNLYNRREKWVPAYLRTTFCAGMSTTQRSESMNKFFKDYVRASTMVSDFVHQYEKALDARYFKEKEKDVRTKSTRPVLKTCWEIEEEAAKVYTRKSFNIFQDELFNCQRYKATKVHQEGESKTYEVAPRGNDKRIYYVSLDCIEAKAICICHMFEFLGIMCRHILCVFMKKNNLDCLPHHYVLERWTINAKSRAICDIPNSEGHVSTQEDPTIRKSRLMMQFYDIAELGSQSRFKMDHLSLALDKVHKELLLMGNVEEQNFEVGDMSRNDSPMLRSQVISNFSQTIQDPQRVPTKGRPKSLRAKNPRETQSVKKRRCSICKIEGHTKNNCPSLGNFGNVNENTLQGVDNSQEK, encoded by the exons atgaagGAATTTGGGTGGAGTTCGGATAGTGATGATGTTGAGATGCTAATGAGTAGAAACTGTCCACGTGTTGTAAATGAAAGTATTGAGGATGAAACCGTGGATGATCAATGTGATGCGAATGCGGGCAATGGATTGAATATGATAGATGGCGTGAATTTGGGAGATGTTGATGGAGTCAATTTCATTTCTACTTCTAGTAGTGGACCTTTTGACCCGTTCATTGGAAAGGAATTTGATGAAGTTGAGGATGCGCAAGCATTTTACAAGGCGTATGCAAGAcgaaaaggttttgcaataaGGACCAACCATACGCAATTATCGAGAGGggacaaaaaattaattggagTACACTATGTTTGTACAAGGGAAGGATTTAGGCGTGAAagtctcaaacaaaaagaaagacaaaTTCTCGAACCTGCTGAAACAAAAATTGGGTGTAAAGCGACCATGTGTATAAGAAAAGAGGAGGAAAGGTGGGTAGTATGCAAGTTCGTGGCCCAACATAATCATGAGCTACTCACACCAAAAAGTACTAGTATGCTTCGCGGACATAGAGGAGTAACACGCGtgcaaaaaaatctcattctcaCTTTGAATGAGTCTGGTGTACCGATGAGGAAAATAATGTCGGTGTTAAGTAAGGAAGCAGGTGGTGATTTTAACATTGGTTGTATTGGGAAGGACGTCGAAAATTATTtgggaaataaaagaaaaaaattgtttgaagagGGAGATGCACAAAGGTTGTACGCCTACTTTCTTGAACGACAGTGTAAAGAACCTGGGTTTGTGTACTCAATGCAGGTCGATGAGAATGGGTGTATGGGAAGCTGTTTTTGGGCAGATGCAAGATCAAGgtctgcatatcaatatttcGGAgatgttgtcacatttgatgCGACATACCTCACAAACGTATATAAAATGCCATTTGTGCCGTTCTCAGGAGTTAATCATCATCACCAAACTATAATGTTTGGTTGTGCGTTGTTAGTCAATGAAACAGCTGAATCCTATATATGGTTATTGAGAACATGGCAGGAAGCAATGCTCGGGCGTGCCCCTTCAACTATTATTACTGATGATGACAAAGCTATGGCTAAGGCCATTGCAGAGGTACTCCCAAATACAACTCACCGATTGTGTTTGtggcatattttacaaaaattttcagaACATTTGGCACATGTCTATAACAAGTTTCCAGAGTTTCAAAAAGAGTTTCATCATTGTATACATGAAACTGTAACATCTGATGAGTTTGAGGAGGAATGGGTTTCAATAGTAGTGAAGTATGGTCTAGTCGGTAATGATTGGCTGCAAAATCTTTACAACCGACGGGAGAAGTGGGTTCCAGCTTACTTGCGAACCACATTTTGTGCCGGTATGTCGACCACACAAAGGAGCGAGAGTATGAATAAGTTTTTTAAGGATTATGTGCGAGCAAGCACGATGGTAAGTGACTTTGTGCATCAGTACGAGAAAGCTTTAGATGCACGCTAttttaaggagaaagagaaggatGTGAGAACGAAATCGACTAGGCCGGTTTTGAAAACATGTTGGGAAATTGAAGAAGAGGCTGCCAAAGTGTATACAAGgaagtctttcaatatatttcaaGACGAGCTATTCAATTGCCAACGATATAAAGCAACAAAAGTTCATCAAGAGGGTGAGAGTAAGACGTATGAGGTGGCACCTAGGGGCAATGACAAACGTATTTATTATGTCAGTTTAGACTGTATAGAAGCAAAGGCAATATGCATTTGTCATATGTTTGAGTTTCTGGGCATTATGTGTAGGCATATCCTATGTGTCTTcatgaagaaaaataacttaGACTGTTTGCCACATCACTATGTTCTAGAGCGATGGACTATCAATGCAAAGAGTCGAGCTATCTGTGATATACCAAATTCCGAGGGGCATGTTTCAACACAAGAAGATCCGACAATTCGAAAAAGCCGTTTGATGATGCAGTTTTACGACATTGCAGAACTTGGCTCACAATCAAGGTTTAAAATGGACCACCTTTCTCTTGCCTTGGATAAGGTACACAAGGAGTTGCTTTTGATGGGTAATGTTGAAGAACAAAATTTCGAAGTCGGAGACATGTCACGTAATGATTCCCCAATGTTAAGATCACAAGTAATATCAAATTTCTCACAAACTATACAAGATCCTCAACGAGTGCCAACGAAAGGAAGACCAAAATCTTTGAGAGCAAAGAACCCGAGAGAGACTCAATCAGTGAAGAAAAGGCGATGTAGCATTTGTAAGATTGAGGGTCATACCAAGAATAACTGTCCTTCATTGGG GAATTTTGGAAATGTAAATGAGAACACATTACAAGGGGTTGATAACAGCCAAGAAAAATGA
- the LOC122299942 gene encoding uncharacterized protein LOC122299942, translated as MLNSGTKRLQNSAPSPDRIRHGSDSRDSHQATRNYGSRVERAAQKYYTKYNSWNGMEVRSAPSTKAVDDGESDVCSPPLWKASPPRSPQRRAKHYRSLSPGSRTEVITRGQEELMEMVRNMPESCYELTLKDIVEVEQPLVEAPVRETMSEEKNSSNEVLYKRESSKKVSENRALVRRGSGAMDRGGLYLKMGFPLYLWSKKKNKKNNPSVTITSAKVSPKPPVPDGSAKGVEKEWWKKRITASAESESGRSSSNGGSLKSSGSGSSSSTTGSSNSNSSRSRSRSKRTNSRRHGNGGCWSFICGKKKQN; from the exons ATGCTTAATTCCGGGACTAAACGGCTCCAAAATTCTGCACCATCCCCTGATCGCATCCGACATGGAAGTGACAGTCGTGATAGTCATCAAGCCACCCGGAACTATGGTTCCCGGGTTGAAAGAGCAGCTCAAAAGTACTACACGAAGTACAATAGCTGGAATGGCATGGAAGTGCGGTCTGCACCGTCAACGAAGGCGGTCGATGATGGTGAATCTGATGTTTGTTCGCCGCCTTTGTGGAAAGCAAGCCCACCCAGAAGCCCGCAGCGTCGGGCAAAGCACTATCGTAGTCTGTCTCCGGGATCAAGAACGGAAGTCATTACCAGAGGCCAAGAGGAGCTCATGGAAATGGTAAGGAACATGCCCGAGTCCTGCTACGAGCTTACCTTGAAAGATATTGTGGAGGTGGAGCAGCCCTTGGTTGAAGCTCCAGTACGAGAAACCATGTCGGAAGAGAAGAATTCGAGCAATGAAGTTTTGTACAAAAGGGAGAGCAGTAAGAAGGTGAGTGAGAATAGGGCACTCGTGAGAAGAGGTTCTGGAGCCATGGATAGAGGAGGGCTCTATCTTAAGATGGGTTTTCCTTTATATTTATGGtctaaaaaaaagaacaagaaaaataatccgTCTGTGACAATCACAAGTGCAAAAGTCTCTCCGAAGCCTCCGGTACCGGACGGATCTGCAAAGGGTGTGGAAAAAGAGTGGTGGAAGAAGAGAATTACAGCCTCTGCGGAGAGTGAAAGTGGGAGGTCAAGTAGCAATGGCGGAAGCCTGAAAAGCAGCGGCAGCGGCAGCAGTAGCAGTACAACCGGCAGCAGCAACAGCAACAGCAGCAGAAGCAGAAGCAGAAGCAAGAGAACCAACAGCAG GAGGCATGGGAATGGTGGCTGCTGGTCTTTCATCTGCGGCAAGAAAAAGCAAAATTAG